The genomic segment ATATATTTTATCTCAATATGTTGAGTACAGTAAACTTAGCGAAGAGGAATAACAATGAATGATATTAAAAATTATAAACCTATGGATATAAATACCTTTTCAGGTGGAGAGGAAGGGTTGCCCAAAGGTGCCTGCGGTCTTTTGGCAGCTGCGGGGGAATTTAGTTTGAATGCACTTTTAAAGAGTGCCATGTGTTTGCAATACAGAGGGAGGACAGGCGCAGGTGTAACTTTAAAAGGTATATATAAAGACAACAGTTTTTATGTTTTTCATATCATGTATCGTGATCAGTATAAGGTTAGTGAGCTTGAGAATGTAATAAACAGTTGGGGTGTGCATATTCTTGAGTCTCAAGACTTGGTGGCAAGGAAATACTACTACGAATATGATTTGCCAATCATCAAAAGGTACTATGTGACTCCGCCTACAATAGATGAGATGATGTACAGGGAGAGAATTGACAATGATTACAAATATATTATGAAGCATGTTTCAAAGTTCAATAAAGATTTTATGCATGATGCAAGGATTTTTTCAAGTTCAAAAGAGAATGGTACTTTTTTGACTGCCTTTGAGCTTACCGATACTATTAAAATTTATGATTTGCATAAGTATGAGGATGAGTATTATGAAGCTTGTCTGATTCATCTCAGATGGCCGACAAGTAGTGGTCGCGGTCTTTGGTGGGGACCACAACCGATTTCTGTTGGAGAGATTGCAGGTGTGCATAACGGTCACCTGTCAAGTGACAAATCTAACGCTATAGCTTTGGAGCAGCTTGGCATAAATCTTCATGTTGGAACAGATTCCGAAGCAATATTTTTACAGGCGGATTATCTTTTAAGAAAAGGCTATACAATAGAAGAGATAGAGTGGGTAATAAGCAGAAAGTTTCCGCAGGAGCTTGCTTCGTTAAGTGACAGCCAAAGAAAAAGATACCTTGAGATTACAAATGATCCGATATTAAAGCGAATGAAAATGTCGGGACCTGCTACTGCAATCGTGTTGGTTGGGGATGTGTTGCTCGGTTTTACCGACAGGGACCATCTAAGGTCATTTAGCCTTGGTTACAATGATAAGGTTGCGTTGTTAGGAAGTGAGCAAAGAGCAATTCTTTCGGCAGCTTATTTTATGGAGGAAGAGCTTGCAAGCGTTTATGACCCTGATGCAGGGAAGGTTGTGGCATTTAAGATTGAAGGTAAAGAGATAAAAAAATTAGATTATGGGTGGAAGTGGGATGAAGCTTGATAGTAAAATAGAATTAAGAGTTAAAAGAAGTATCAAATATGTAGAGCCTGACAGGACAGGTATTTATGCAACCGGTGCAAAATATTGGGTGAAAGTTACAAGTGAAGAGGAAGAACCAGGAAGAGGTTGTGTTCACTGTGCCAGATGCGTGGAAGCCTGTACGCATAATTTAAAAAAGCCTGATAGTCAGACAGGTGTTTTTGAGATGGAAACCGTCTATTATGATTTTGACGGAAATAGAGTGCTTCCTGATGAGACTGATAAAGTCAATTTGGTCGAGAAGATTCTCTGGATTAATCCTGATGAGTGTTGCAACTGTAAAAGGTGTGTTAAAATGTGTCCTCAAAGGGCTATAAAAGTTTTTAATAATCCTGATTATCACGACATAGGTGTTAAGTTATCAAATGCTGAGGTTATTAATAATATTTTAAATAGAGCAGATGAAAAATCAACTGTCAGCAGTGCACACTTGGGAAGATCTGAATCAAAGCTTTATACTGATTGGATGATTGATGCTGCAGAGATACTAAGCCCGCAAAGAGACCATTTACATGAGTATGCAGGTAAACTTGATAATGTATATTTAGGTAAGAGAAAGGCTAAGTTTTTATGCAATACACCTGTTTTTGACTGCCATATGAGCTATGGTTCAAATAGCCATGAAGCATTTTTAGCAAGACTTATGGCAAGCATTAAGCTTGGTAGACCATTTTTTACAGGCGAAGGTTATGTTCATCCTGATATGATGTCTGCATCAAAATATTGTATTTTACAATTTGGCTCAGGGGGTTATGGTCCTTGGGTTGAGCTTGATAAGTTTGCCGGAATCAGTATGAAATACGGGCAGGATGCTAAAAAAGGTAAAGGTGGACATCTTCAATCCAAAAAGAATGATTTGGAGATTGCTCTTTTAAGGTGTGTTGAAGCTTTAAGAAACTTGACAGCGCCAAATCCTCAACATTTGCAATATTCTATTGAAGAGCTCCCTATGAGGGTAGAGTCATTAAGGGCACTCTTAGGTGAGGAAAAACTTATTGGAGCAGATGTTTACGGTACTGCATGGAACTTTCCTGAAATAGCGGTTGCACTTGCAAAAGCAGGCTTTGATTATATTACAATTAAGGCAGGGGATGGCTCTACAGGTGCAGCTCATTTGGTAGATTTACAAAATAAAGGTTTAAATGTGGTGTATTTGACTCATATCGCGGATTTAGCTCTCAGGAAAGAGGGTTTAAGAGAGAATATTTCGATAATCGCTGAAGGCGGGGTATTGGATAGTTTTCATGCTTTTTTAGTTTTACTTGCAGGTGCTGACTTTGTTGGCATGGGGATGAGGACTTTACATCCTTTGGGGTGTACACTTTGTCAAAGATGCCATACTGGCCAATGTGCATGGGGTATTACATCAAGAAAATACGGCAGTAGGATTGACCCTGAAATGGGGAGCAATTTTATAGTTTCTATGGTTAAGTCTTTTGTTAAGGATATGGAAGGGCTTGCCGCAGGGCTTGGTATGAGTCATCATGCCGATGTGGTTGGTGCAAGAAGATTTAGATATCATGGCAACGACCCGTTACTTTTTGAAACTTTTGGTAAACAAGAAATAGATAAACAGATACCGGATGCTGCTATTAAAGAGAGAGAGCATAAAATATTTAAGACATTTGAACAACGAATTAATGAAAATAAAGAATTTTTTGAGAATACTTTAAAAAATATACATGGTGACTCATTAACTATAGATGTAGGTGTAGATAAAATCGATAGTGTCAGTTTGAATTTGTTAATGAAAGAAGCAGTTAAAAAAGGTGTTAAAAAGTTTTTTATTGACAATGTGGTTGGGCAGAGGACAATAGGGACAGGAGTAAAGTGTGAAGAAATTACTGTAAGAGGGTTGGTAGGCAACCACTGCTTTGCTTTTGTGGATAATGTAAAAATTAACGTAATTCCGAACCATACTTTTAAGACTTCTATTCCTGCTAATACCCACGTAGGTGTTGCAAATACATCAAACCCTAAAGAGATAAATATTGCAGGGCATGTAAGTGACCTGTTTGCTGCATATGCCGTTAGTGGCACTTTTAGGGTTGCTAAAAGTGGAGGAGTGAGAAACCTTCTATTGATGAAGGCAGGGGTGCCTGAAGAGTGGAGAAAATTAAATCTTGAGAAGTATGAAAATTACACAAAGGATGAGATTTTAAAAGACTTAAGATTTAAATATCAGAAAAGAAAGGCGAAATTAAGTACACTTGGTTGGAATAAATTTATAAAGACTTTTGAAGAAAAACTAACAAACAGAAAGCCGCCTGTTGCAATATATGGACTCGGAGAAGAGAAAGGGATGGGTGACTACTTTATGGAATATGCCCAAGGTGGAATTGGTATTGTTTTAAATGTTGTAAATCATGAGTATCCTATGGGCTACTATATTTGTAGCGGGATGACTGCCGGTGCAGCATTTATACGGGGAAAAATAAAAGACGAGCAGCTTGGTGTAGGAGTTAAAAAGATAGACTATTTGAGTGATGAAGATAAGAAATTTTTGATGAAAGAGATAAAGGATTTTCTTGACGTATTTTTGTTTATCGATATCGACAAAAGTTATAATAAAAAGCTACAGATTTTCGGTGAGCTTTTTGAAAAAGACCCCGAATATATTCTAAATGATTTCTGTAAGATAATTCCTGTAAATTAAATTAATATGTTTGGCGGACACTAAGTTGTCTGTCAAACACGCTTTAATAATTCATCTCAGTTTGAAAGTATTTTTATTATGTAAAAAATTATTAATATTAATATTGAAATATTAATAATATGAAATTTTTGATTAGACTTTTTATCTTGAATAATTAGTATCAATATGAGGACTGTTTCAAGGGAAATTACAATGTCAGATAGAATACCTTGTCTAAGGATTATGAAAGCTGTATTTGTAAGAACTAAAAAATAACTTATAAGCCAAACTATAAGGATAATGTTGTATTTTTTGGCACTTGTCTCATTTATTAAAATTCTAAATCCTGCCTTTTTATATTCATTTTTGTACTTTTCAGTTAAAAATAAAAAATGGGGCACTTGCCACATATAAAATGTGGTTGCAACCAGCAATATTTCAATACTTAGAGAACTATTTCCCGCTAACCAACCAATAATAGGGGGGATGGCACCGCTGAAAGAGCCTATTAGGAGTGCAAATGATGTCTTTTTTTTAAGTGGTGTGTATATGCAGTTATAAATTATAAAATTATCTAATAACATCAAAGTGATAAACTTTTTCTTGATAATGATAGGCAATAAAAAAGATAATAAAATAAATATCATACTTACAAGAAGTACCTTTTTGGAATCGAATATATATTTTGGAAGAGGCCTTTTTTTGGTTCTTTCCATTTTTTTGTCTGATTCAACTTCTTGATATTGATTGAGCATCGATGTACCAAAGCTATGAATCATTACTGCCAATAAAACTATAAGTAGATTAGACGTATATTTTCCCCCTGTAAGAAGAAAACCGAAATAGGCGGATATTGTCACCATTAAAGAAATATTTAATCTAATGAGTTTAAAAATATTAGGTAATTGAGTAAAAAGAGCCACCAGTGCTATAATATATAAGGGGGTGGCAAAAATATGGAAATTATAGAAGTTTCAAAAATAGTAGCAGATGAGAATAAAACAATAGAATATCTTCAAGAAAAGGGATTATTACAAAAGTTTGATGAATG from the Deferrivibrio essentukiensis genome contains:
- a CDS encoding glutamate synthase-related protein, yielding MKLDSKIELRVKRSIKYVEPDRTGIYATGAKYWVKVTSEEEEPGRGCVHCARCVEACTHNLKKPDSQTGVFEMETVYYDFDGNRVLPDETDKVNLVEKILWINPDECCNCKRCVKMCPQRAIKVFNNPDYHDIGVKLSNAEVINNILNRADEKSTVSSAHLGRSESKLYTDWMIDAAEILSPQRDHLHEYAGKLDNVYLGKRKAKFLCNTPVFDCHMSYGSNSHEAFLARLMASIKLGRPFFTGEGYVHPDMMSASKYCILQFGSGGYGPWVELDKFAGISMKYGQDAKKGKGGHLQSKKNDLEIALLRCVEALRNLTAPNPQHLQYSIEELPMRVESLRALLGEEKLIGADVYGTAWNFPEIAVALAKAGFDYITIKAGDGSTGAAHLVDLQNKGLNVVYLTHIADLALRKEGLRENISIIAEGGVLDSFHAFLVLLAGADFVGMGMRTLHPLGCTLCQRCHTGQCAWGITSRKYGSRIDPEMGSNFIVSMVKSFVKDMEGLAAGLGMSHHADVVGARRFRYHGNDPLLFETFGKQEIDKQIPDAAIKEREHKIFKTFEQRINENKEFFENTLKNIHGDSLTIDVGVDKIDSVSLNLLMKEAVKKGVKKFFIDNVVGQRTIGTGVKCEEITVRGLVGNHCFAFVDNVKINVIPNHTFKTSIPANTHVGVANTSNPKEINIAGHVSDLFAAYAVSGTFRVAKSGGVRNLLLMKAGVPEEWRKLNLEKYENYTKDEILKDLRFKYQKRKAKLSTLGWNKFIKTFEEKLTNRKPPVAIYGLGEEKGMGDYFMEYAQGGIGIVLNVVNHEYPMGYYICSGMTAGAAFIRGKIKDEQLGVGVKKIDYLSDEDKKFLMKEIKDFLDVFLFIDIDKSYNKKLQIFGELFEKDPEYILNDFCKIIPVN
- a CDS encoding protoheme IX farnesyltransferase; its protein translation is MALFTQLPNIFKLIRLNISLMVTISAYFGFLLTGGKYTSNLLIVLLAVMIHSFGTSMLNQYQEVESDKKMERTKKRPLPKYIFDSKKVLLVSMIFILLSFLLPIIIKKKFITLMLLDNFIIYNCIYTPLKKKTSFALLIGSFSGAIPPIIGWLAGNSSLSIEILLVATTFYMWQVPHFLFLTEKYKNEYKKAGFRILINETSAKKYNIILIVWLISYFLVLTNTAFIILRQGILSDIVISLETVLILILIIQDKKSNQKFHIINISILILIIFYIIKILSN